A section of the Clostridium felsineum DSM 794 genome encodes:
- a CDS encoding mannose/fructose/sorbose PTS transporter subunit IIA yields MVGIILASHGEFAKGILQSGKMIFGEQENVQAVTLMPSEGPNDIKAKMKDAIASFDNQEEVLFLVDLWGGTPFNQANGLFEEHKDKWAIVAGLNLPMLLEAYGARFSMESAQEIAANIIKSAKEGVKVKPEELEPEDTSKASEAPMNQSNMGAPGSFEYVLARIDSRLLHGQVATAWTKTVQPTRIIVVSDAVAKDELRKKLIQQAAPPGVKAHVVPINHMIKLAKDNEHFGGQRAMLLFENPEDVLRAVEGGVPLKTINVGSMAHSIGKVQPNKVLAFNQKDIDTFNKLKSSGLNFDVRKVPNDSKGNMDEILKRAQEELNKLK; encoded by the coding sequence ATGGTAGGAATTATTCTTGCTAGTCACGGAGAATTTGCTAAAGGTATCTTGCAATCTGGTAAGATGATTTTTGGAGAACAAGAAAATGTGCAAGCGGTTACATTAATGCCTAGTGAAGGACCTAACGATATTAAAGCAAAAATGAAAGACGCAATCGCATCCTTTGACAACCAAGAAGAGGTTTTATTCTTAGTTGATCTTTGGGGTGGTACGCCATTCAACCAAGCGAATGGTCTATTTGAAGAACACAAAGATAAATGGGCAATAGTAGCTGGGTTAAATCTACCAATGCTGCTTGAAGCTTATGGTGCACGTTTTTCAATGGAATCTGCACAAGAAATAGCAGCTAATATTATAAAATCTGCTAAGGAAGGCGTTAAAGTTAAGCCTGAAGAATTGGAACCAGAAGATACTAGTAAAGCATCTGAGGCACCAATGAACCAATCCAATATGGGAGCACCAGGATCCTTCGAATATGTTTTGGCACGTATAGATTCCCGTTTACTTCACGGTCAAGTAGCTACTGCTTGGACAAAAACTGTTCAACCTACAAGAATTATTGTTGTATCAGATGCAGTAGCTAAAGATGAACTTCGTAAGAAATTAATTCAACAAGCAGCTCCTCCGGGCGTTAAAGCTCATGTTGTTCCAATTAATCACATGATTAAACTTGCAAAAGATAATGAGCATTTTGGAGGACAACGTGCAATGCTTCTTTTTGAAAATCCAGAAGACGTACTTAGAGCAGTAGAGGGTGGAGTACCTTTAAAGACAATTAATGTTGGTTCTATGGCTCACTCTATAGGTAAAGTTCAACCAAATAAAGTACTTGCTTTCAATCAAAAGGATATTGATACTTTCAATAAGCTTAAATCATCAGGATTAAATTTTGATGTTCGTAAGGTTCCAAATGATTCAAAAGGAAATATGGACGAAATATTAAAGAGAGCACAAGAGGAATTAAATAAATTAAAATAA
- a CDS encoding GntR family transcriptional regulator: MRKISKDNPVPIYYQIKEILLEMIENEELKYGDTIPTEREICEFQGVSRMTVNKAILELVNQGILYREQGKGTFVAKPKEMKELKYLKSFTEEMKEKGLDVEVKILSFQVKQATKQVKIMLNMAEEDNKVIEIKRLRISNNEPVAIETAYIPHNLCPDMTKEMIEGKSLYNIFRDKYKYYPDKAKQTIEPIMLNEYERTLLNQPSTSLALLFKRSTYTKDGIHLEYTNAIYRSDKYKYEVILE; this comes from the coding sequence TTGAGAAAGATTTCAAAAGATAATCCAGTACCTATTTATTATCAAATTAAAGAAATACTTTTGGAAATGATAGAAAATGAAGAATTAAAATATGGCGATACAATACCAACAGAAAGAGAGATATGTGAATTTCAAGGTGTAAGTAGAATGACTGTTAATAAGGCAATTCTTGAACTTGTAAATCAGGGTATATTGTATAGAGAACAGGGGAAAGGTACCTTTGTTGCTAAACCAAAAGAAATGAAAGAATTAAAATATTTAAAGAGTTTTACAGAAGAAATGAAAGAAAAGGGATTAGATGTAGAGGTAAAAATTCTATCTTTTCAAGTTAAGCAAGCAACAAAACAAGTTAAAATAATGCTTAACATGGCAGAAGAAGATAATAAAGTTATAGAAATCAAAAGACTAAGAATAAGTAATAACGAACCAGTTGCTATAGAAACTGCATATATTCCCCATAACTTATGTCCAGATATGACTAAAGAAATGATAGAAGGTAAATCACTATACAATATCTTTAGAGATAAATATAAATATTATCCTGATAAGGCTAAGCAAACTATAGAACCTATTATGTTAAACGAGTATGAGCGTACACTTTTAAATCAACCGAGTACTTCCTTGGCACTACTATTTAAAAGAAGTACTTACACAAAAGATGGAATTCATTTAGAATACACTAATGCAATTTACAGAAGTGATAAGTATAAATATGAAGTTATTTTAGAATAA